Genomic segment of Parabacteroides pacaensis:
AATTTGTGAGCCAGCATCCAAATAGCTATAATACTTAGTGAGGTAGTAAAGCCATCTCCATATGGCACAATACTGTCGGTATACTGTTTTAATATCCAGGAAATACTTAGGAATAAAAGAAAAAATATACTTATCAAAGGAAAAATATATTTTCTAGGAGTATAGACAACAACCGGTTCCGATTCTTCCTTATGAGATTTATACCATTTTATCCATCCGTAAATGCTGGCAAAAAGATAATAACCATTGAAAGCCATATCAGCATAAAATCCGGACTGATAGAAAATATAAATATATATTAAGGGCATAACTACTCCTACAGGCCATAAATAAATACTGACTTTATACTCAAGATAAAGATAAAGGAGCCCGATAACAGCTCCTATAATTTCTATATATTCCATTTTCCTTTTGTTTAAAATACACAAAGGTACTTTTTATTCTTTTTCCTGCAAGACCTCGGCAAAAGGCCTTTTAGTCAGCTTACTTTCAATCCACGACAAAAAATCGAAGGTTTTCAGGAGTTGGCGTTCGTATTTGTTGTTCCGGATTACATCAGCTTCTTTTTTTATTTGTAACCACAAGTTCTGGCGATTCTTCGAGTACACAGGTAAGGGATGAGCTAATATAAATTTGAATATTAATTTCTCCGTGGCATATACTTGTTTTTCAAATTGAATATTTCGTTTAATGGAATTAATCTCGCTTTCGATTCCTGTCATCCGATTTGATTCAACTTGAAGAAGAAGATTAATTAAACGGGTTATTTTATAAGAGGGTAAAGCATAAAAAGTTTTTCCGTATGACAATATAAGTTTCATATACTTTCTAGCATTTGTTAAATCTCCCGTACTTAGATGAAGTATGATAGTGTACAAATAAAGATTCAGTTGACTTTCCGGATTTAATAAATGTATCTTTTTATACAAACTTTCTTCATAAGACAAATATAGTTGCATAGCTTCGTTGAAGTTTCCTGTGTTTAACAACGATACGAGTGTATATAAGTAAGCAGCTACTTTTACTTCAAGGATAAATTCGTTGGTATAATCTTGTTGCTCTAATTCCTGGAGTTTGGCAATAAAAAAAGGCATTTCCTTATATAAACCGGCACTATGTAAGCTATCTAGTATCCCTCGTAATGCACTGGTATAATAAATAGGAGGGTCTAGCAACATGTGCGGATTCGTTTCAAATAAGTGAATTAATTCTTTATAATAACGGAGGGCAGAAGTATAATTCCCTGAATTTAAATAATAAGCAGCTTGAAACAATAAGTGAATCTTTTCAGCTTCAAACCCTTTATATGCATTATTAGCTATCAAATTCAATTCGCTTAATACTAAGTCGTTTAAATCGGATTTTTGTTTGTCAGAGCGTGCATAACCTTTATAAATCAACCGATGTTTCAAGATGTCATGCAATTGCAGGTGCAAGTTAATACTTCGGGAATATTTCATTACTTCATTAATTTTCATTTGCTTCCCTACTAATTGTTTTTCGGTAACTCCTTCAAAGTTTAGAGTACTATGATACTTTAATTCGGTTCTTCTTATAAGAAGCTGCAAGGCATCATTTTCATAAGTGATTGCTAAAGCTTTTGCTTTTTCCAATTCAAAAAACGCTTCTTGTATAAGAGATCTTTCGAATAGAACATTTGCTTTCGTTATATAATTAAATATTTTGACTTGTATATCTTGCTTTTCCTTTAAACGTATAAGTGAATCTAACAATACTTTATAAAGATGTTTGGCTGCCATTTCAATACTTTTTTGAGGGTATAGTTGGTTAAATAAGATGTAAATATCTTCTTCATTCTTAGTTTTCTCAAGTAATTCAAAAAGGAAAAGATATACTTTATTTCCCTTTTGGAGCTGGCTTATAAGCTTAAAGTAACGTTTTTCCGCTTTGTTGAGTGTGTTAATTAACAAATAGAGTGATCCTATTTTAGAAAGTTGTTTCATGGTTAGTTAATGTGTTGTTTATAAAGGATAATAATATTATTTATTTGCAAATATATGCAGTTGGGTTTATCTAAACAATGAAATAGTTTGTTATTTTAGAAAATAGAATGCATTACATTTGCATTATAGAGATTTCTTGATTGTTGACTG
This window contains:
- the pnuC gene encoding nicotinamide riboside transporter PnuC — protein: MEYIEIIGAVIGLLYLYLEYKVSIYLWPVGVVMPLIYIYIFYQSGFYADMAFNGYYLFASIYGWIKWYKSHKEESEPVVVYTPRKYIFPLISIFFLLFLSISWILKQYTDSIVPYGDGFTTSLSIIAIWMLAHKFIEQWGLWMIVNAVSCVLYIWKGLYPTAFLFAIYSIVPVFGYLKWKKLILAK